A genomic region of Dickeya solani IPO 2222 contains the following coding sequences:
- the ruvA gene encoding Holliday junction branch migration protein RuvA, protein MIGRLRGIVLEKQPPLVLIEASGVGYEVHMPMTCFYELPELGQEAVIFTHFVVREDAQLLFGFNNKQERSLFRELIKVNGVGPKLALAILSGMSAQQFVSAVERQEINTLVKLPGVGKKTAERLVVEMKDRFKGLNGDLFNVASDIALPAATGNAEPEADPQAEAEAALVALGYKPQEAGRMVSKVARPGADCETLIREALRAAL, encoded by the coding sequence GTGATAGGTCGTCTCAGAGGCATCGTACTGGAAAAACAGCCGCCACTGGTTTTGATTGAAGCCAGCGGCGTCGGATATGAAGTTCATATGCCGATGACCTGCTTTTACGAGTTGCCGGAGCTCGGCCAGGAAGCGGTGATTTTTACCCACTTTGTGGTGCGGGAAGACGCACAATTACTGTTTGGCTTTAACAATAAACAAGAGCGTTCGCTGTTCCGCGAGCTGATCAAAGTGAATGGCGTGGGGCCGAAACTGGCGCTGGCGATTTTGTCCGGCATGTCGGCCCAGCAGTTTGTCAGCGCGGTGGAGCGTCAGGAAATCAACACGCTGGTGAAATTGCCGGGCGTGGGCAAGAAGACGGCAGAACGTCTGGTCGTGGAAATGAAAGACCGCTTTAAAGGGTTGAACGGCGATCTGTTCAACGTCGCCAGCGATATTGCCTTGCCGGCGGCGACTGGCAATGCGGAGCCGGAGGCGGACCCGCAGGCTGAAGCTGAAGCGGCACTGGTCGCCCTCGGCTATAAACCGCAGGAGGCCGGCCGTATGGTGAGCAAAGTGGCGCGGCCGGGTGCCGACTGCGAAACCCTGATCAGGGAAGCGCTGCGCGCTGCACTGTGA